Proteins encoded within one genomic window of Chlorobaculum sp. MV4-Y:
- the polA gene encoding DNA polymerase I, producing the protein MTSENQIGLFDAPVSAPKPTATPQKSPADAEKTKPGLFLLDGMALVYRAFYALQQARMSTRDGVPTGAVFGFATSLLRIIEEYRPDYLAVAFDSPEKTFRHEKYEAYKANRPAPPDDLISQLGNIRELIRACGIPLVIMPGFEADDLIGTAARKFEKTCQVYIVTPDKDMSQLVHDGVRLLKPGKKQNEFELVGSAEVKAQFGAPPEQFIDLLTLTGDTSDNIPGAKGIGPKTASNLLEKYGSLEGIYANIGALTPKTRQSLEAFREIMPLVKELVTIRTDLDLPLTLEALHTGKPDPEALFALLAKLELKSIAARLPAVLQIEAPAASSSENAPAVADFDDPGDPQLIPAGEGSEYQLIDSEEAFDKLLRLLEKNSEGFAVDTETTSLDTFEAELAGISFSVKPGEAFFVYFGTPGLNAKTTVARLKPLLENPQIPKTGQNLKYDILVLKNYGVELAPVGFDTMLASYVLDPEARHNLDDLAAMHLGRQTVKYNELFGTGKQTISIFEVEPQKLSDYACQDADIALKLRHALEEQLEATPELLEVCRQLEFPLVSVLADMEHEGVAIDTAHLAQLAVKVNEDLIGLTERIYEAAGETFNIDSPKQLGHILFDVLKLPTKKATKTGYSTNVQVLEELAMLHPVASDLLEYRSLQKLKGTYIEALPKMINPLTGKVHTSFNQSITATGRLSSSNPNLQNIPIRTELGKEIRRAFIPSNPDNLLLSADYSQIELRIAAELSGDAMLIEAFRNHEDIHAATARVIFDTKEVTPDMRRKAKEVNFGVLYGIQPFGLSRRLGIPQKEAKEIIDTYMAKYPGMFSSLQTIIEEAKKKGYVTTLMGRRRYVPDLNSANSNIRKAAERVTMNTPIQGTAADIIKFAMCSISRELKKGKFRSAMLLQVHDELLFETPPDEEARLREMVERNMIEAASKCGVKNVPVEVDTGSGKNWLEAH; encoded by the coding sequence ATGACGAGCGAAAACCAGATCGGCCTGTTTGACGCTCCAGTATCAGCGCCGAAGCCGACGGCAACACCGCAAAAAAGTCCGGCAGATGCAGAGAAAACCAAACCGGGACTTTTCCTGCTTGACGGCATGGCGCTGGTTTATCGCGCCTTCTACGCCTTGCAGCAGGCTCGGATGAGCACCCGTGATGGCGTGCCAACCGGCGCAGTATTCGGCTTCGCCACCAGCCTGCTCAGGATCATCGAGGAGTACCGACCGGACTACCTTGCGGTGGCGTTCGACAGCCCGGAGAAGACCTTCCGCCACGAAAAGTACGAGGCCTACAAGGCCAACCGCCCCGCCCCGCCGGACGACCTCATCAGCCAGCTCGGCAACATCCGGGAGCTGATCCGGGCATGCGGCATTCCGCTGGTCATCATGCCCGGCTTCGAGGCGGACGACCTGATCGGCACAGCAGCAAGGAAATTCGAGAAGACCTGTCAGGTTTACATCGTCACGCCGGACAAGGATATGTCACAGCTCGTGCATGACGGCGTGCGCTTGCTCAAGCCCGGCAAGAAGCAGAACGAATTCGAACTGGTCGGTAGCGCCGAGGTGAAGGCACAGTTCGGCGCGCCGCCGGAGCAGTTCATCGACCTTCTGACGCTCACCGGCGACACCTCTGACAACATTCCCGGCGCAAAGGGTATCGGCCCCAAAACCGCCTCCAACCTGCTCGAAAAGTACGGCTCGCTTGAAGGCATCTACGCCAACATCGGCGCACTCACACCAAAGACTCGCCAGAGCCTCGAAGCTTTTCGGGAGATAATGCCGCTGGTGAAGGAGCTGGTGACGATCCGCACTGATCTCGACCTGCCACTCACCCTCGAAGCGCTGCACACCGGCAAGCCTGATCCCGAAGCGCTTTTCGCGCTTCTCGCGAAACTGGAGCTGAAGAGCATCGCCGCTCGGCTGCCCGCCGTGTTGCAGATCGAAGCTCCGGCCGCCTCGTCTTCCGAAAACGCACCGGCAGTGGCAGACTTTGACGACCCCGGCGATCCGCAACTGATCCCGGCAGGCGAAGGCTCCGAATATCAACTGATCGACAGCGAGGAGGCGTTTGACAAGCTCCTGAGGCTGCTCGAAAAAAACTCCGAAGGTTTCGCGGTCGATACTGAAACCACAAGCCTCGACACCTTCGAGGCGGAGCTGGCGGGCATCTCCTTTTCGGTCAAACCCGGTGAAGCCTTCTTCGTCTATTTCGGTACACCGGGTCTCAACGCCAAAACGACCGTCGCCAGACTGAAACCGCTTCTTGAAAATCCCCAGATTCCCAAAACAGGCCAGAATCTGAAGTATGACATCCTCGTGCTGAAGAACTATGGCGTGGAACTGGCACCAGTCGGGTTCGACACCATGCTCGCCAGTTACGTACTCGATCCGGAGGCACGGCACAACCTCGATGATCTGGCCGCGATGCACCTCGGACGCCAGACAGTCAAATACAACGAGCTGTTCGGCACGGGCAAGCAAACCATCAGCATCTTCGAGGTCGAGCCGCAGAAGCTCTCGGACTACGCCTGCCAGGACGCCGACATAGCGCTCAAGCTCCGGCACGCCCTCGAAGAGCAGCTCGAAGCGACGCCGGAGCTGCTTGAAGTCTGCCGCCAGCTCGAATTTCCGCTAGTCAGCGTGCTGGCCGACATGGAGCATGAGGGAGTTGCGATCGACACGGCGCACCTCGCACAGCTCGCTGTCAAGGTCAATGAGGATTTGATCGGACTGACCGAACGAATTTACGAGGCGGCGGGAGAGACCTTCAATATCGACTCGCCGAAACAGCTCGGCCACATTCTGTTCGACGTGCTGAAGCTGCCCACAAAAAAAGCGACCAAGACCGGCTACTCCACCAACGTGCAGGTGCTCGAAGAGCTGGCAATGCTGCACCCGGTCGCCTCAGACCTGCTCGAATACCGCAGCCTGCAGAAGCTCAAAGGCACCTACATCGAAGCGCTGCCAAAGATGATCAACCCGCTGACAGGTAAGGTGCACACCTCGTTCAACCAGTCGATCACGGCCACCGGACGCCTCTCCTCGTCAAACCCGAATTTGCAGAACATCCCGATCCGCACGGAGCTGGGCAAGGAGATTCGCCGCGCCTTCATCCCGTCCAATCCCGACAATCTGCTGCTCTCGGCGGACTACTCGCAGATCGAGCTGCGTATCGCGGCGGAGCTTTCGGGCGACGCGATGCTCATTGAGGCATTCCGCAACCACGAGGACATCCACGCAGCCACGGCCCGTGTCATCTTCGATACGAAAGAGGTGACGCCCGACATGCGGCGCAAGGCCAAGGAGGTCAACTTCGGCGTGCTCTACGGCATTCAGCCCTTTGGTCTCTCCCGACGCCTCGGCATTCCACAGAAAGAGGCCAAAGAGATCATCGACACCTACATGGCGAAATATCCCGGCATGTTCTCGTCGCTCCAGACCATCATCGAGGAGGCGAAGAAAAAAGGCTACGTCACCACGCTCATGGGCCGCCGCCGCTACGTGCCCGACCTGAACAGCGCAAACAGCAACATCCGCAAGGCCGCCGAGCGCGTCACGATGAACACGCCGATCCAGGGTACGGCGGCGGACATCATCAAGTTCGCCATGTGCTCGATCAGCCGGGAACTGAAAAAAGGGAAATTCCGCTCGGCGATGCTGCTGCAGGTACACGACGAACTGCTCTTCGAGACGCCGCCGGATGAAGAGGCACGGCTCAGGGAAATGGTCGAGCGAAACATGATCGAAGCCGCCTCGAAATGCGGGGTGAAGAACGTTCCTGTGGAGGTGGATACCGGCTCCGGAAAAAACTGGCTGGAGGCCCATTAG
- the rpe gene encoding ribulose-phosphate 3-epimerase → MPGKTTLLAPSILSADFTNLKASVELAEKAGADWMHCDVMDGVFVPNITFGPFIVQAIKKCTSMVIDTHLMIIDPDKYIEDFAKAGSDQITVHLEACPHLHRTIQFIKSLGVKAGVSINPATPVSLLEPVLADLDLVLLMSVNPGFGGQKFIPGAIKKIMQLDAMRMEMNPEMVIAVDGGVTEENCTMVVEAGADALIAGTAFFRAPDPVAAAKKLKGLE, encoded by the coding sequence ATGCCCGGAAAAACCACGCTTCTGGCTCCATCCATTTTGTCAGCAGATTTCACGAACCTGAAAGCCTCCGTCGAACTGGCTGAAAAGGCTGGCGCAGACTGGATGCACTGCGATGTGATGGACGGCGTTTTCGTGCCCAACATCACCTTCGGCCCCTTCATCGTGCAGGCGATCAAAAAGTGCACCAGCATGGTGATCGATACTCACCTGATGATCATCGACCCCGACAAGTATATCGAAGATTTCGCCAAGGCCGGTTCCGACCAGATTACTGTGCACCTCGAAGCCTGTCCGCACCTGCACCGCACGATCCAGTTCATCAAAAGTCTTGGAGTGAAGGCTGGCGTCTCGATCAACCCCGCAACTCCGGTGTCGCTGCTTGAACCGGTACTTGCCGATCTCGATCTCGTGCTCCTGATGTCGGTCAACCCCGGCTTCGGCGGACAGAAGTTCATTCCCGGCGCGATCAAAAAGATCATGCAGCTCGACGCCATGCGCATGGAGATGAATCCGGAGATGGTGATCGCCGTCGATGGAGGCGTAACTGAAGAGAATTGCACAATGGTGGTTGAAGCTGGAGCCGACGCGCTGATCGCAGGCACCGCCTTCTTCCGCGCTCCCGATCCGGTAGCCGCAGCGAAGAAATTGAAAGGGCTGGAGTAA
- a CDS encoding sorting and assembly machinery component 50, with translation MFPEVKSIKITGNKALTTEEIRDVMSTSTRNSLFGTGLFAGARSPFIAEDFEKDINLIRKLYTFKGYFFADVESTVKRGKNGDASIVIRIKENQPSLIDSLSYAGLDSVSTNIRSSYLRRSRLKPGQIFSVENLIEERDRTLDFFRDHGYTFFHPDSIRITVDTLGLHAGVRLNISLPRRYAYGPVKVFVHDPLKKDNPATAKTFERENVSVTIYGHQKFAPKVFSSAIAWKQGALTRQSLEQRTLENFGSTNLFSSISMQKDSTSSGAIPITIDLDPSPKHQIEPKLLVDNRYGSLFVGGALSYENRNLFGAGQRLKLSTNYGTQTSSDTNVLSSLSSDQYDKIIPYEFNIKADLTIPRLGKQDSYYSGTVEHAQSKLPVLLDSKKEIIRATYSTRPTRVSKLDVDFFELEVARKDSLRGFQQLFKNDLAENIGIDPANPVAVKRGLDSLLQTRLNQTFRLRYSWSSRDKTTRSKNSPLWNASVMAEDSGSLLWLIDKYVDKKSYTGFTESDAQIFGTPYNQYLKLDTQVAVTRNLSPDRQVAARLALGWMSPYGKANTTPEDHRFYAGGSNSMRGWVFGTLGPGSCSNAAISNFGADIKAELGLEYRMQLFKVFGQESGVTLFTDVGNIWDRTGSYAFSLQSLTRDFAWDWGAGLRIGSPIGPFRFDFAWKLHDPANPDPWRLSQTKLTDFTFNFGIGETF, from the coding sequence GTGTTCCCGGAGGTTAAAAGCATCAAAATCACCGGCAACAAAGCCCTGACGACCGAAGAGATCAGGGACGTCATGTCCACCTCAACGCGCAACTCACTCTTTGGCACCGGACTTTTTGCAGGTGCGCGAAGCCCATTCATCGCCGAAGATTTCGAGAAAGACATCAACCTCATCCGCAAGCTTTACACCTTCAAGGGCTACTTCTTCGCCGATGTCGAATCCACCGTCAAGCGCGGCAAGAACGGCGATGCGAGCATCGTCATTCGGATCAAAGAGAACCAGCCGTCCCTTATCGATTCGCTCAGCTACGCGGGTCTGGACTCGGTATCTACAAATATTCGATCGAGTTACCTCAGAAGGAGCCGCCTGAAGCCCGGGCAGATTTTCTCCGTCGAGAACCTGATAGAGGAACGGGATCGAACCCTCGATTTTTTCCGGGATCACGGTTATACCTTTTTTCATCCCGACAGCATCAGGATCACAGTCGATACCCTTGGCCTTCATGCCGGAGTACGGCTCAACATCAGCCTCCCCAGACGCTACGCCTACGGACCGGTAAAGGTATTCGTCCACGATCCCCTGAAAAAAGACAATCCGGCAACCGCGAAAACATTCGAGAGGGAAAACGTTTCGGTCACCATTTACGGCCACCAGAAATTCGCGCCGAAAGTATTTTCGTCGGCCATTGCCTGGAAGCAGGGGGCACTGACCCGTCAGTCACTCGAACAGAGGACGCTTGAAAATTTCGGATCGACCAATCTTTTCTCATCCATCTCGATGCAAAAGGATTCCACAAGCTCCGGAGCCATCCCCATAACCATCGATCTCGATCCAAGCCCCAAGCACCAGATTGAACCGAAGCTCCTGGTTGACAATCGCTATGGCTCCCTCTTTGTCGGCGGAGCGCTTTCCTATGAGAACAGAAACCTGTTCGGCGCTGGCCAGCGGCTCAAACTCTCAACCAACTACGGCACACAGACATCGTCGGACACCAACGTACTTTCCAGCCTCAGCTCTGACCAGTACGACAAAATCATCCCCTATGAATTCAATATCAAGGCGGATCTGACAATTCCGAGGCTCGGCAAACAGGACTCGTACTACAGCGGAACCGTCGAACACGCGCAATCGAAACTGCCGGTGCTGCTCGATAGCAAGAAGGAGATCATCCGGGCGACCTACAGCACGCGGCCAACCAGAGTTTCTAAACTCGATGTCGACTTCTTTGAGCTCGAAGTTGCCCGCAAGGACTCTTTGCGCGGTTTCCAGCAACTGTTCAAAAACGATCTGGCTGAAAACATCGGCATTGATCCCGCCAATCCGGTAGCGGTAAAAAGAGGCCTCGACAGCCTGCTCCAGACACGGCTGAACCAGACATTCAGGCTTCGTTACAGCTGGTCGAGCCGGGACAAAACCACACGCAGCAAAAATTCGCCCCTATGGAACGCCTCGGTGATGGCTGAGGATTCGGGTAGCCTGTTGTGGCTGATCGACAAGTACGTTGACAAAAAATCGTACACTGGCTTCACCGAATCGGATGCCCAGATTTTCGGCACGCCATACAACCAGTACCTGAAGCTCGATACACAAGTGGCCGTCACCAGGAATCTCTCGCCTGACCGGCAGGTGGCGGCCAGACTCGCCCTCGGCTGGATGAGTCCGTACGGCAAGGCCAATACAACGCCGGAAGATCACCGTTTTTACGCGGGCGGGTCGAACAGTATGCGCGGCTGGGTGTTTGGGACGCTTGGCCCCGGAAGCTGTTCGAACGCGGCTATTTCGAATTTCGGCGCGGACATCAAGGCTGAACTCGGCCTCGAATACCGGATGCAGCTTTTCAAGGTTTTCGGGCAGGAGTCAGGCGTTACCCTGTTCACCGACGTGGGCAACATCTGGGATAGAACCGGCTCCTATGCATTCTCTCTCCAGTCGCTAACGAGGGACTTCGCCTGGGACTGGGGCGCGGGGCTGCGCATCGGCTCACCGATCGGCCCGTTCAGATTCGACTTTGCCTGGAAACTTCACGATCCCGCAAATCCAGATCCCTGGCGGCTTTCACAGACGAAGCTGACCGACTTCACCTTCAATTTCGGAATCGGAGAAACGTTTTAA
- a CDS encoding DUF2795 domain-containing protein: MYWNLDLARYIADAPWPVTKDELIDYANRTGAPQQVIENLEDLPDSDELYETLEEIWPDYPTDEDFGYSDEEPLN; this comes from the coding sequence ATGTACTGGAATCTCGATCTTGCCCGATATATTGCCGATGCTCCCTGGCCGGTCACCAAAGATGAACTGATCGATTACGCCAACAGAACGGGCGCACCGCAGCAGGTGATCGAAAACCTCGAAGACCTTCCCGACAGCGACGAGCTGTACGAAACACTTGAAGAGATCTGGCCTGACTACCCCACTGATGAAGATTTCGGTTACAGCGACGAAGAACCTCTAAACTGA
- the ruvC gene encoding crossover junction endodeoxyribonuclease RuvC: MIVLGIDPGSRKTGYGVIAGEAAGYRVLGCGLVRPRASDTLHERIGQLCTGIDEVIAQLKPECVALETAFVGRNVRSALILGQVRGAVLATAMRHGLPVREYAPREIKLAVTGTGSARKEQVAAMLSKMLDLGSDLKPLDVTDALGVAYCDLARSASSLGAQIGKSGKGRGKGWAAFVNEHPELVA; this comes from the coding sequence ATGATTGTGCTGGGCATCGATCCGGGCAGCCGCAAAACCGGCTATGGCGTCATCGCCGGCGAGGCGGCGGGCTATCGCGTGCTCGGATGCGGCCTTGTCCGCCCTCGTGCTTCGGATACGCTGCACGAGCGGATCGGCCAGCTTTGCACCGGTATCGACGAGGTGATTGCGCAGCTGAAGCCCGAGTGCGTCGCTCTTGAAACGGCCTTCGTTGGGCGCAACGTCAGAAGCGCGCTGATTCTCGGCCAGGTCAGAGGGGCGGTGCTTGCCACGGCGATGAGGCATGGTTTGCCGGTGCGTGAATATGCGCCGCGCGAGATCAAACTCGCGGTCACCGGAACCGGCTCGGCGCGCAAGGAGCAGGTGGCGGCGATGCTGTCGAAAATGCTCGATCTCGGCAGCGACCTGAAGCCGCTTGACGTCACCGACGCGCTTGGCGTAGCGTATTGCGATCTCGCAAGAAGCGCATCCTCGCTCGGCGCGCAGATCGGCAAGAGCGGAAAAGGGCGAGGCAAGGGATGGGCTGCCTTCGTGAACGAGCATCCCGAGCTGGTGGCCTGA
- the pheA gene encoding prephenate dehydratase yields MTNWLIAYQGEPGAYSEIAALRFGEPLPCESFDDVFTAVTEQKADYAVIPIENSLGGSIHQNYDLLLHRPVVILAETFVKVEHCLLGLPGSSVENATKAMSHPQALAQCHNFFATHPNIRAEAAYDTAGSAKMVAESDNKSTLAIASKRAGELYGLDILRENLADEEWNITRFFCIARENNPDISHLRVRPDTARQKTSIVFALPNEQGSLFRALATFALRGIDLTKIESRPSRKKAFEYLFYADFIGHREDENVHNALENLREFATMVKVLGSYGVVNP; encoded by the coding sequence ATGACAAACTGGTTGATCGCTTATCAGGGAGAACCCGGAGCGTACAGTGAAATTGCTGCGCTACGCTTCGGCGAGCCGCTGCCTTGCGAAAGCTTTGACGACGTCTTCACGGCGGTCACGGAACAGAAAGCCGACTACGCGGTGATTCCCATCGAAAACTCCCTCGGTGGCAGTATCCACCAGAACTACGACCTCCTGCTCCACCGCCCGGTAGTGATTCTCGCCGAAACCTTCGTGAAGGTTGAGCACTGCCTGCTCGGCCTGCCTGGCAGTTCGGTGGAAAACGCAACCAAAGCCATGTCGCACCCGCAAGCACTGGCGCAGTGCCACAACTTTTTCGCCACGCACCCGAACATCAGGGCCGAGGCGGCCTACGACACGGCGGGGAGCGCCAAGATGGTGGCTGAAAGCGACAACAAATCGACGCTCGCCATTGCATCGAAGCGGGCAGGCGAACTGTACGGACTCGACATTCTCCGCGAGAATCTCGCCGACGAGGAGTGGAACATCACCCGCTTCTTCTGCATCGCACGGGAAAACAATCCCGACATTTCGCACCTCAGAGTCCGGCCTGACACGGCACGCCAGAAAACCTCGATTGTCTTCGCGCTGCCCAACGAACAGGGTTCGCTCTTCAGGGCGCTGGCCACCTTTGCACTCAGGGGCATCGACCTGACCAAGATCGAATCGCGCCCGTCGCGGAAAAAGGCGTTCGAGTACCTCTTCTATGCCGATTTCATCGGCCACAGGGAAGACGAGAACGTCCACAACGCCCTCGAAAACCTCCGCGAGTTCGCGACGATGGTCAAGGTGCTCGGCAGCTACGGGGTGGTGAATCCATGA
- a CDS encoding YebC/PmpR family DNA-binding transcriptional regulator: MSGHSKWATIKRKKAATDQKRGNLFTKLVKEITIAAKMGGGDPTGNPRLRLAIDTARANSMPMDNIQRAIKKGTGELEGATYEEITYEGYGPGGIAIIIETATDNRNRTVADIRHLMSRNGGSLGENGSVGWMFKRKGSIEVPRSAISEDDLMELLLDAGLEELESDDEQYYTVLTDVKDLEPVKKALEDAGIPFENAKMDMIPDNYVELDVEDARKALKLIDALENSDDTQAVYSNMDMSESVMSALEDE, encoded by the coding sequence ATGTCAGGACACAGTAAATGGGCGACCATCAAGCGTAAAAAGGCCGCCACCGATCAGAAGAGAGGAAACCTGTTCACCAAGCTTGTCAAGGAGATCACCATTGCGGCCAAAATGGGTGGCGGCGACCCGACGGGCAACCCGCGGCTGAGGCTCGCCATCGATACGGCGCGGGCCAACTCGATGCCGATGGACAATATCCAGCGCGCCATCAAGAAAGGTACGGGCGAACTCGAAGGCGCGACCTACGAAGAGATCACCTACGAAGGCTACGGCCCGGGCGGCATTGCGATCATCATCGAGACCGCGACCGATAACCGCAACCGTACCGTGGCCGACATTCGCCACCTGATGAGCCGCAACGGCGGGTCGCTCGGCGAGAACGGCAGCGTCGGCTGGATGTTCAAGCGCAAGGGTTCCATCGAAGTGCCCAGGTCGGCCATCTCCGAGGATGACCTGATGGAGCTGTTGCTCGACGCTGGACTCGAAGAGCTGGAGAGCGACGACGAGCAGTACTACACCGTGCTGACCGACGTAAAGGATCTGGAGCCGGTCAAGAAGGCGCTCGAAGATGCGGGCATTCCATTCGAGAATGCCAAGATGGACATGATTCCGGACAACTACGTCGAGCTCGATGTTGAGGACGCCCGGAAGGCGCTCAAGCTGATCGACGCACTCGAAAACAGCGACGACACCCAGGCGGTGTACAGCAACATGGACATGAGTGAAAGCGTCATGAGTGCACTTGAAGATGAGTAA
- the trpC gene encoding indole-3-glycerol phosphate synthase TrpC, with translation MTYLTRILETKAGEVAELKKEEPERRYREACRDLPATRDFRSAIASRDGGINLIAEVKKASPSRGVLVEDFRPLDIAARYAEIGASAFSVLTDRPYFQGSPDYLKAITQKFSIPVLRKEFIIDESQIYETRLMGADAALLIAAALEPSQLRDYLQLFAELGLDALVEVHDRRELDIAIEQGSSIVGVNNRDLRDFTVDLMTSVNLKRDYPEGVLSVAESGLKRRADIELMQGAGFDAVLIGEGLLVSEELRRFSWGQG, from the coding sequence ATGACCTATCTTACCCGGATTCTCGAAACCAAGGCCGGAGAGGTCGCCGAACTGAAAAAAGAGGAGCCGGAGCGCCGCTATCGTGAGGCGTGCCGCGATCTTCCGGCTACGCGCGATTTTCGCTCTGCCATCGCGAGCCGTGATGGTGGTATCAACCTGATTGCAGAGGTCAAGAAAGCGTCGCCATCGCGCGGTGTGCTGGTTGAGGATTTCCGACCGCTCGACATTGCCGCGCGCTACGCGGAAATCGGCGCGTCGGCCTTCTCCGTGCTGACTGACCGCCCCTACTTCCAGGGATCGCCTGACTACCTGAAGGCCATCACGCAAAAGTTTTCCATTCCTGTGCTCCGCAAGGAGTTCATCATCGACGAGAGCCAGATTTACGAAACCCGCCTCATGGGTGCGGACGCGGCGCTTCTCATCGCGGCGGCGCTCGAACCGTCGCAACTCCGTGACTACCTCCAGCTTTTTGCTGAGCTTGGCCTGGATGCGCTGGTCGAAGTGCACGACCGCCGCGAACTCGACATCGCCATTGAGCAGGGTTCCTCGATTGTCGGCGTCAACAACCGCGATCTGCGCGATTTCACCGTCGATCTCATGACTTCGGTCAACCTGAAGCGGGACTATCCGGAAGGCGTGCTTTCTGTCGCCGAAAGCGGCCTGAAACGCCGTGCGGACATAGAGCTGATGCAAGGAGCTGGTTTTGACGCCGTTCTTATCGGCGAAGGCCTGCTGGTAAGCGAGGAGTTAAGGCGGTTCTCGTGGGGGCAGGGGTAG